A single Opisthocomus hoazin isolate bOpiHoa1 chromosome 1, bOpiHoa1.hap1, whole genome shotgun sequence DNA region contains:
- the CLDND1 gene encoding claudin domain-containing protein 1 → MMDNRFATALVIACVLSLISTIYMAASIGTDFWYEYHTLSPAENVSEAGRTIWEEFVSEEADEKTYTDALFRCNGTVGLWRRCITVPKNSHWYSPPETDMTTNCISFSLSDQFMEKYIEPGNHNSGTDLNRTYLWRLQFLLPFVSLGLMCFGALIGLCACACRSLYPAIATGVLHFLAGLCTLGLVGCYVAGIELLHQKLPLPDDVRGEFGWSFCLACVSAPLQFMAAALFIWAARTNRKEFTLLKAYRVA, encoded by the exons ATGATGGATAACCGTTTTGCTACAGCACTAGTGATTGCCTgcgttctcagcctcatctccaccATCTATATGGCAGCTTCCATTGGCACTGACTTTTGGTACGAATACCACACCCTGTCCCCAGCTGAGAATGTTAGTGAAGCTGGTAGGACCATCTGGGAGGAATTTGTCAGCGAAGAGGCGGATGAGAAGACCTACACAGATGCGCTCTTCCGGTGCAACGGCACGGTTGGATTGTGGCGGAGGTGTATCACTGTGCCCAAAAACTCTCACTGGTACAGCCCACCAG AAACTGATATGACTACAAACTGCATCAGTTTTTCCCTCTCTGATCAGTTTATGGAAAAGTACATAGAGCCTGGAAATCACAATAGTGGCACGGATTTGAATCGAACTT ATCTCTGGCGATTGCAGTTTCTCCTGCCCTTTGTCAGCCTTGGCCTCATGTGCTTTGGGGCTCTGATTGGGCTCTGTGCTTGTGCCTGTCGCAGCCTCTACCCTGCCATTGCCACTGGAGTCCTCCATTTCCTAGCAG GGCTTTGTACGCTGGGCCTGGTTGGCTGCTACGTAGCTGGGATTGAGCTGCTCCATCAGAAGCTGCCCCTGCCTGATGACGTGAGGGGTGAATTTGGCTGGTCCTTCTGCCTAGCCTGTGTCTCGGCACCTTTGCAGTTCATGGCAGCTGCTCTTTTCATCTGGGCGGCTCGCACCAACAGAAAGGAATTCACTCTCTTGAAAGCCTACCGTGTAGCATGA